In Streptosporangium album, the following are encoded in one genomic region:
- a CDS encoding aldehyde dehydrogenase (NADP(+)) translates to MNHATPDVVSVDPRTGEAVEVVGAESTPAEVAARCAAADSAVPALAALGVAGRAALLRDMAAELEKDGETILALADRESALGLPRLTGELARTCAQLRFLADVVTEGSHLGVVIDHPDPAAVPPRPDLRRMTVPRGPVAVFGASNFPLAFSVPGGDTASALAAGCPVVVKAHPAHPATSLATYGALRRAAVLAGVPDAVSLVHGRAAGVALVTDQHIAAVAFTGSVRGGRALFDLAAARPEPIPFFGELGSVNPLVVTPTAAAERGASIAEGLLGSFTLGMGQFCTKPGLAFVPAGEHGTALQEALAARGTDAPAGTLLTRNILAAYAEGVRELAAQPGIRVLAGAEPRDLAGRATPTVLWVPGAMFSEALTEECFGPVTVLVEYATEEELLALLDRLPGSLTATLHMGEGEEDLPRRVIDVVTRRTGRVVCDGYPTGVAVSWAMNHSGPYPAATDSAHTSVGAAAVQRFLRPIAYQDTPQRLLPPELRDDNPLGVPRRVDGVLAGTAISPTG, encoded by the coding sequence ATGAACCACGCCACCCCAGACGTCGTCTCCGTCGACCCACGCACCGGTGAGGCCGTCGAGGTGGTCGGCGCCGAGTCCACGCCGGCCGAGGTGGCGGCGCGCTGCGCGGCCGCCGACTCGGCCGTACCGGCGCTGGCCGCTCTGGGCGTCGCGGGCCGGGCGGCGCTGTTGCGCGACATGGCCGCTGAGCTGGAGAAGGACGGCGAGACGATCCTGGCGCTCGCCGACCGGGAGAGCGCGCTGGGCCTGCCACGGCTCACCGGGGAGCTCGCCCGCACCTGCGCCCAGCTCAGGTTCCTCGCCGACGTCGTCACTGAAGGAAGCCACCTCGGGGTCGTGATCGACCATCCCGACCCGGCTGCCGTACCGCCGCGCCCGGACCTGCGGCGGATGACGGTCCCGCGCGGCCCGGTCGCCGTTTTCGGCGCCAGCAACTTCCCGCTCGCCTTCAGTGTTCCGGGCGGCGACACCGCCTCCGCGCTGGCGGCTGGCTGCCCCGTCGTGGTGAAGGCCCACCCGGCCCACCCGGCGACCTCGCTGGCGACCTACGGCGCGCTGCGCAGGGCCGCCGTCCTCGCCGGGGTTCCCGACGCGGTGAGCCTGGTGCACGGGCGGGCCGCCGGAGTGGCGCTGGTCACCGACCAGCACATCGCGGCCGTCGCCTTCACCGGCTCGGTGCGCGGCGGGCGGGCACTGTTCGACCTGGCCGCCGCCCGCCCGGAGCCCATCCCGTTCTTCGGAGAGCTCGGCAGCGTCAATCCGCTGGTCGTCACCCCGACCGCGGCCGCGGAACGCGGTGCGTCGATCGCTGAAGGGCTGCTGGGCTCCTTCACGCTCGGGATGGGCCAGTTCTGCACCAAACCGGGACTCGCGTTCGTTCCCGCCGGTGAGCACGGGACGGCGCTGCAGGAGGCGCTCGCCGCACGCGGCACCGACGCGCCGGCCGGCACGCTGCTCACCAGGAACATCCTGGCGGCGTACGCCGAAGGCGTGCGGGAGCTCGCCGCGCAGCCGGGCATACGGGTCCTGGCCGGAGCCGAGCCACGAGACCTCGCCGGCAGGGCGACGCCCACCGTGCTGTGGGTGCCCGGCGCGATGTTCAGCGAGGCGCTGACCGAGGAGTGCTTCGGCCCGGTGACCGTGCTGGTGGAGTACGCCACGGAAGAGGAACTCCTCGCCCTGCTCGACCGTCTCCCCGGAAGCCTCACCGCGACGCTGCACATGGGAGAGGGCGAGGAGGATCTCCCGCGTCGTGTGATCGACGTCGTCACCCGGCGCACCGGACGGGTGGTGTGCGACGGTTATCCGACCGGGGTCGCGGTGAGCTGGGCGATGAACCATTCGGGACCGTACCCGGCGGCGACCGACTCCGCGCACACCTCGGTCGGCGCCGCCGCCGTACAGCGGTTCCTGCGCCCGATCGCCTACCAGGACACCCCGCAGCGTCTGCTCCCGCCCGAGTTGCGCGACGACAACCCCCTCGG
- a CDS encoding fumarylacetoacetate hydrolase family protein, whose product MTHIVRYARDGEIRAGVRADDGLVHPLPLPLAELLRLSLSDLRELVERAVNEPPEGPAEPLAPVEGRMEVWAAGVTYRRSRQARMAESAAAADVYERVYDAPRPELFFKSVAWRVVGDGGTVAVRADSTVDVPEPELALVLNTHGEIVGYTVCDDMSSRTIEGENPLYLPQAKIYLGGCAVGPAIRPVWEVADPYALPIRMTIRRDGAVAWSGETETSQLNRRLDDLAGYLFAADVFPDGAVLATGTCLVPDLPFTLAGGDVVEIEIGEIGTLTNSVVRGLAPMLESLKGTLR is encoded by the coding sequence ATGACGCATATCGTGCGCTACGCAAGAGACGGCGAGATCCGGGCGGGGGTGCGGGCGGACGACGGCCTGGTCCATCCGCTGCCGCTGCCACTGGCCGAGCTGTTGCGCCTGAGCCTGTCCGACCTGCGTGAGCTCGTCGAGCGGGCCGTGAACGAACCCCCGGAAGGCCCGGCCGAGCCGCTCGCGCCGGTCGAGGGCCGGATGGAGGTATGGGCCGCCGGCGTCACCTACCGTCGCTCCCGCCAGGCGCGGATGGCCGAGAGCGCCGCCGCCGCGGACGTCTACGAGCGGGTGTACGACGCGCCACGGCCCGAGCTGTTCTTCAAGTCCGTCGCCTGGCGGGTCGTCGGCGACGGCGGCACGGTCGCGGTACGGGCCGACTCCACGGTCGACGTGCCCGAGCCCGAGCTGGCCCTGGTGCTCAACACGCACGGCGAGATCGTCGGGTACACGGTGTGCGACGACATGAGCTCACGCACCATCGAGGGCGAGAACCCGCTGTACCTTCCCCAGGCCAAGATCTATCTCGGCGGCTGCGCAGTCGGCCCGGCCATCCGCCCGGTGTGGGAGGTCGCCGACCCCTACGCGCTGCCGATCCGCATGACGATCCGTCGCGATGGCGCCGTCGCCTGGTCCGGTGAGACCGAGACCTCGCAGCTGAACCGGCGGCTCGACGACCTGGCCGGATATCTGTTCGCCGCCGACGTCTTCCCGGACGGCGCCGTGCTGGCGACCGGCACCTGCCTGGTGCCGGACCTTCCCTTCACGCTCGCCGGAGGAGACGTCGTAGAGATCGAGATCGGTGAGATCGGAACCCTGACCAACAGCGTGGTCCGCGGCCTGGCGCCCATGCTGGAGTCGCTGAAAGGAACGCTGCGATGA
- a CDS encoding SMP-30/gluconolactonase/LRE family protein: protein MVSELDGELVLRSSADVGEGPAWDAARRRLVWVDVTGCAVHTFDPVGGVDQVVDVGVHVGAAVPAGDDGLILAVRDGLAMLSPAGDVRMVAEVEADRPGNRMNDAKCDPSGRLWAGTMPYEAEPGAAALYRYDGRSVVRVLTGVTLSNGLGWSPDGTVMYHIDSGTQRVDAYDFDPATGELGSRRVVVTADPAEGMPDGMTVDDDGCLWVAMWGGGMVRRYTPDGVLDRIVRLPVTQVTSCAFGGPGGDVLYVTSAAYRLTPGELAAQPLAGSIFAVEPGTTGRPATPFHGADR, encoded by the coding sequence ATGGTCAGCGAACTCGACGGCGAACTCGTGCTGCGGAGCAGTGCGGACGTGGGGGAGGGGCCGGCCTGGGACGCCGCTCGACGGCGGCTCGTCTGGGTGGACGTCACCGGATGCGCGGTCCACACGTTCGACCCCGTCGGCGGTGTGGACCAGGTCGTGGACGTGGGCGTGCACGTCGGCGCGGCGGTGCCCGCGGGCGACGACGGCCTGATTCTCGCGGTACGCGACGGGCTGGCGATGCTGTCACCCGCCGGCGACGTCCGCATGGTCGCCGAGGTGGAGGCCGACCGTCCGGGCAACCGGATGAACGACGCCAAATGCGACCCGTCCGGGCGACTCTGGGCGGGCACCATGCCGTACGAGGCCGAACCTGGCGCCGCCGCCCTCTACCGCTACGACGGCCGGAGCGTCGTGCGCGTCCTGACCGGGGTCACGCTGTCCAACGGTCTGGGGTGGAGCCCCGACGGGACCGTGATGTACCACATCGACAGCGGAACCCAGCGGGTCGACGCCTACGACTTCGACCCCGCGACGGGCGAGTTGGGTTCGCGCCGCGTGGTCGTGACCGCCGACCCCGCCGAGGGGATGCCGGACGGCATGACGGTCGACGACGACGGCTGCCTGTGGGTGGCGATGTGGGGCGGCGGCATGGTCCGCCGCTACACCCCCGACGGCGTCCTGGACCGGATCGTCCGCCTCCCCGTCACCCAGGTGACCAGCTGCGCGTTCGGCGGCCCCGGCGGTGACGTGCTGTACGTGACCTCCGCCGCCTACCGGCTCACCCCCGGTGAGCTGGCCGCCCAGCCGCTGGCCGGGTCGATCTTCGCAGTCGAGCCCGGAACCACCGGCCGTCCCGCCACACCCTTCCATGGAGCTGACCGATGA
- a CDS encoding alcohol dehydrogenase catalytic domain-containing protein produces the protein MRAARWHARRDVRVEEVPDPVPAAGEVLVRVELCGICGTDVEEYRGGPLAIDVDRPHPLTGTRVPLALGHEVVGVIAGHGPGTDATRLPVGTRVIPDVVLGCGTCWWCRRHQEGVCARQAVRGLNLDGGLAEYMVADAATCVPVPDHVPPRLAVLAEPAAVAVRALRKAGDVTGGTALVLGAGAIGLLLTRVAVAAGIQVVTSETADFRRAAARHAGAVAVRPEETAAAIDRLTEGRGADVVFECTGLPALLPEAIRHCRARGTVVIVGFSGRDAAVPLADVVLKEKRLVGTAAHLWDEDVTAGVRLLASGVIDPALVPVRVASLDEVPALLAVPDQGVVKVAIDPRGQEEV, from the coding sequence GTGAGAGCGGCCCGCTGGCACGCGCGCCGAGACGTGCGCGTGGAGGAGGTGCCCGACCCCGTTCCGGCGGCCGGGGAGGTGCTGGTCCGCGTCGAGCTGTGCGGAATCTGCGGCACCGACGTGGAGGAGTACCGGGGGGGGCCGCTCGCCATCGACGTGGACAGGCCCCACCCGCTGACCGGCACCCGGGTGCCGTTGGCACTCGGACACGAGGTGGTCGGCGTCATCGCCGGGCACGGTCCGGGAACCGACGCGACCCGGCTGCCCGTCGGCACCCGGGTCATCCCCGACGTCGTACTCGGCTGCGGCACGTGCTGGTGGTGCCGCAGGCACCAGGAGGGGGTGTGCGCGCGGCAGGCGGTACGAGGCCTCAACCTCGACGGAGGGCTGGCCGAGTACATGGTCGCCGACGCGGCCACCTGCGTACCCGTCCCCGACCACGTCCCGCCGCGGCTGGCGGTGCTCGCCGAGCCCGCCGCCGTCGCGGTACGCGCGCTGCGCAAGGCCGGTGACGTGACCGGCGGCACCGCGCTGGTGCTAGGCGCGGGCGCCATCGGACTGCTGCTGACCCGGGTGGCGGTGGCCGCCGGGATCCAGGTCGTGACGAGCGAGACCGCCGATTTCCGCCGGGCGGCGGCTCGCCACGCCGGGGCGGTGGCGGTCCGGCCGGAGGAGACGGCCGCCGCGATCGACCGTCTGACCGAGGGTAGGGGTGCGGATGTGGTGTTCGAGTGCACCGGCCTGCCGGCCCTGCTGCCGGAAGCGATCCGGCACTGCCGGGCCCGCGGCACCGTGGTGATCGTCGGGTTCTCCGGCCGGGACGCCGCGGTGCCGCTCGCCGACGTGGTGCTCAAGGAGAAGCGCCTGGTCGGTACGGCAGCGCACCTTTGGGACGAGGATGTCACCGCTGGAGTACGGCTGCTCGCGTCCGGGGTGATCGACCCGGCCCTCGTACCGGTGCGCGTGGCGTCGCTGGACGAGGTGCCCGCGCTGCTCGCCGTACCCGATCAGGGTGTCGTGAAGGTCGCGATCGATCCGCGCGGCCAGGAGGAGGTCTGA
- a CDS encoding mandelate racemase/muconate lactonizing enzyme family protein produces MKITALETIRPAIQPNLLFVRLHTDAGLVGLGEAFFGARTVEAYLHESVAPVLLGMTDPTPERAARALATYVGFQGAGAETRGNGAIDIALWDLLGHVSGLPLVSLLGGAVRDTIGIYNTCAGPGYVGTSTRQESGNWGVSAAERYEDLHAFLNEPARLARELWDEGIRGMKIWPFDTAAERTGGTDISPAELDRALSTVAAVRDEVGLDMKLMIELHGLWNRPAAEKIISALAPYRPYWVEDPLRSDAADAFGKLAKVDGVPIATGETCVGRRGFKPLLDSGGVDILTLDVQWTGGLTEARKVASLADAYGVPVAPHDCTGPATLASCVHFACSQPNGLIQETVRAFLRTWYDELVTGLPEIQDGQVRPGRAPGHGVTLRDGVAERDDVERRVSRL; encoded by the coding sequence ATGAAGATCACTGCTCTTGAGACAATCCGTCCGGCCATCCAGCCCAACCTGCTGTTCGTCCGCCTGCACACCGATGCGGGACTGGTCGGCCTGGGCGAGGCGTTCTTCGGCGCCCGTACGGTGGAGGCCTACCTGCACGAAAGCGTCGCTCCCGTCCTGCTCGGGATGACCGATCCCACGCCGGAGCGGGCCGCGCGAGCGCTGGCCACCTACGTCGGATTCCAGGGAGCGGGGGCCGAGACGCGCGGCAACGGTGCGATCGACATCGCCCTGTGGGATCTGCTGGGGCACGTCTCGGGGCTGCCGCTGGTCAGCCTGCTCGGCGGAGCCGTACGTGACACGATCGGCATCTACAACACGTGCGCCGGACCCGGTTACGTCGGCACGTCCACCCGGCAGGAGTCCGGCAACTGGGGGGTGAGCGCCGCCGAGCGCTACGAGGACCTGCACGCCTTCCTCAATGAGCCCGCGCGGCTGGCCCGCGAGTTGTGGGACGAGGGCATCCGGGGCATGAAGATCTGGCCCTTCGACACCGCCGCCGAGCGGACCGGCGGCACCGACATCTCCCCGGCCGAGCTGGACCGGGCTCTCTCGACGGTCGCCGCGGTCCGCGACGAGGTCGGCCTGGACATGAAACTGATGATCGAGCTGCACGGCCTGTGGAACAGGCCCGCCGCCGAAAAGATCATCTCGGCGCTCGCGCCGTACCGGCCGTACTGGGTGGAGGACCCGCTGCGCTCGGACGCGGCCGACGCGTTCGGCAAACTGGCCAAGGTCGACGGCGTGCCGATCGCCACGGGAGAGACCTGCGTGGGACGGCGCGGCTTCAAGCCGCTGCTCGACTCCGGCGGCGTCGACATCCTGACCCTGGACGTCCAGTGGACCGGCGGGCTGACCGAGGCGCGCAAGGTCGCCTCGCTGGCCGACGCCTACGGCGTGCCCGTCGCCCCGCACGACTGCACCGGCCCGGCCACCCTGGCGAGCTGCGTGCACTTCGCATGCAGCCAGCCGAACGGGCTCATCCAGGAGACGGTCAGGGCGTTCCTGCGTACCTGGTACGACGAGCTGGTCACCGGCCTGCCGGAGATCCAGGACGGGCAGGTACGGCCGGGCAGGGCTCCCGGGCACGGGGTCACCCTGCGCGACGGGGTCGCCGAGCGGGACGACGTGGAACGGCGGGTGTCCCGGCTGTGA
- a CDS encoding substrate-binding domain-containing protein, which produces MATNSPMSRRGLLLSGSLATAGILAAGCSSEKEPSAAASSGGRAADGPQKGKKVIFVVHDKNPFFAPVQRGFEDFGAIMGWQTQFIGPPAQDVQKTVELQASALSAKPDGVIFTRIDETSFDANIKRATSSGVKVILSNVASDGYEKLGVGFVGQNFVNAGDACGREIAKSAKERTGKSGGVIVCGNFGPGSTALEQRIQGIKQGIEAYNKENGTSFTAEVLITSTDESKAVAAIDAKYASKKGEIVGWAMAAFDHQYVSTWAKSKNLVGKFAVGGFDLIQPVLDGIKDKSIDFSLGQNPYAQGWIAAALLAEEFDPGYPARMYDTGAEVVNAANVDAVAAREARFA; this is translated from the coding sequence ATGGCAACGAACAGCCCGATGTCGCGCAGGGGCCTGCTGCTCAGCGGCTCCCTGGCCACCGCCGGCATCCTGGCCGCCGGGTGCAGCAGCGAGAAGGAGCCGTCCGCCGCCGCCTCGTCCGGTGGCCGCGCCGCCGACGGCCCGCAGAAGGGCAAGAAGGTGATCTTCGTCGTGCACGACAAGAACCCCTTCTTCGCCCCGGTGCAGCGCGGCTTCGAGGACTTCGGCGCGATCATGGGATGGCAGACCCAGTTCATCGGCCCGCCCGCGCAGGACGTACAGAAGACCGTCGAGCTCCAGGCGAGCGCGCTGAGCGCCAAGCCCGACGGTGTGATCTTCACCCGGATCGACGAGACCTCCTTCGACGCCAACATCAAGCGGGCGACCTCCTCCGGGGTGAAGGTGATCCTGTCCAACGTGGCCAGCGACGGCTACGAGAAGCTCGGCGTCGGCTTCGTCGGCCAGAACTTCGTCAACGCGGGCGACGCATGCGGCCGAGAGATCGCCAAGTCCGCCAAGGAGCGCACCGGCAAGTCCGGTGGCGTCATCGTGTGCGGCAACTTCGGGCCCGGCAGCACCGCCCTCGAGCAGCGTATCCAGGGGATCAAGCAGGGGATCGAGGCGTACAACAAGGAGAACGGCACCTCCTTCACCGCCGAGGTCCTCATCACCAGCACCGATGAGTCCAAGGCCGTCGCCGCCATCGACGCCAAGTACGCCTCGAAGAAGGGCGAGATCGTCGGCTGGGCGATGGCGGCCTTCGACCACCAGTACGTGTCCACCTGGGCGAAGAGCAAGAACCTCGTCGGCAAGTTCGCCGTCGGAGGCTTCGACCTGATCCAGCCGGTCCTGGACGGCATCAAGGACAAGTCGATCGACTTCTCCCTGGGGCAGAACCCGTATGCGCAGGGCTGGATCGCCGCGGCCCTGCTCGCCGAGGAGTTCGACCCCGGCTACCCGGCCAGGATGTACGACACCGGCGCGGAGGTCGTCAACGCCGCCAACGTCGACGCGGTCGCCGCGCGTGAGGCCCGTTTCGCCTGA
- a CDS encoding ABC transporter permease, with product MTIQQQIANAYRVDDSGGSLVRRLLGAREFGVLAATVVIFLVCAVGAEGFLAADNLLSVAQQIAILGIVATGMTFLIVVGEIDLSVGSLHGFLAVELAWLVTKVGVPVGAAAPLAILTGVTIGVINGLITTRFKIPSFVVTLAALAALRGAALLLSDGVPIRGSRNEAFTDLFAGSPLPNLAAQTLWMAAVVAIGASVMTRTKFGYDVYSVGGNPSAAAGAGIASDRVKVMCFALTGGLAGLASVILVAWLGSANPLTGNGFELGVIAAVVVGGAGLAGGTGSVLGTFLGAVITGVITNALVLFGVDGNWQQVATGLLILGAVMLNHLVARRSAHGLNA from the coding sequence ATGACCATCCAGCAGCAGATCGCGAACGCCTACCGGGTGGACGACTCCGGGGGAAGCCTGGTCCGCAGGCTGCTCGGTGCCAGGGAGTTCGGCGTGCTGGCTGCCACCGTGGTGATCTTCCTGGTCTGCGCCGTGGGAGCCGAGGGCTTCCTCGCCGCCGACAACCTGCTGTCCGTCGCCCAGCAGATCGCCATCCTCGGCATCGTCGCCACCGGCATGACCTTCCTGATCGTCGTCGGCGAGATCGACCTGTCGGTGGGGTCGCTGCACGGATTCCTCGCGGTGGAGCTGGCCTGGCTGGTGACGAAGGTGGGCGTGCCCGTCGGGGCCGCGGCCCCGCTGGCCATCCTCACTGGTGTGACGATCGGTGTGATCAACGGTCTGATCACCACCCGGTTCAAGATTCCCTCGTTCGTGGTCACGCTGGCCGCGCTGGCGGCACTGCGCGGCGCCGCGCTGCTGCTGTCCGACGGCGTGCCGATCCGTGGCTCGCGCAACGAGGCGTTCACCGATCTGTTCGCGGGCAGCCCGCTGCCCAACCTCGCCGCGCAGACGCTGTGGATGGCCGCCGTGGTCGCCATCGGAGCCTCCGTCATGACCAGGACCAAGTTCGGCTACGACGTCTACAGCGTGGGCGGCAACCCGTCCGCCGCCGCCGGGGCGGGCATCGCCAGCGACCGCGTCAAGGTCATGTGCTTCGCCCTCACCGGAGGGCTGGCCGGCCTGGCCTCGGTCATCCTGGTCGCCTGGCTGGGCAGCGCCAACCCCCTCACCGGCAACGGCTTCGAGCTCGGCGTCATCGCCGCGGTCGTCGTGGGCGGCGCCGGTCTGGCCGGCGGTACGGGCAGCGTCCTCGGCACCTTCCTCGGCGCGGTGATCACCGGTGTGATCACCAACGCGCTCGTCCTCTTCGGTGTGGACGGCAACTGGCAGCAGGTCGCCACCGGCCTGCTGATCCTGGGGGCCGTCATGCTCAACCACCTCGTCGCCAGGCGTTCGGCACACGGCCTGAACGCCTGA
- a CDS encoding ATP-binding cassette domain-containing protein: MPLFEAVGVRKRFGGVEALRGVDFSVEPGEVVGLMGDNGAGKSTLMKVICGAYRPDEGEIRMAGRPQVFRSPRDAAACGIAVVYQNLGLVDQRSVAANVFLGQEPRRFGLVDTRRMRAEAREVLTTLRIRIPSVRMPVAGLSGGQRQCIAIARAVHQGGELVLLDEPTAALGPEQQQNVLSLIRDLRERGKAVVVVSHNVDHVLEVADRVVVMRGGLVSGMRDVATTTAAEVVGLILGNAPAAAHDGAPHPSGELA; the protein is encoded by the coding sequence ATGCCACTGTTCGAGGCCGTAGGCGTACGCAAACGCTTCGGCGGGGTCGAGGCCCTGCGCGGCGTCGACTTCAGCGTCGAACCCGGCGAGGTGGTCGGCCTCATGGGCGACAACGGCGCCGGTAAGTCGACGCTGATGAAGGTGATCTGCGGTGCGTACCGGCCCGACGAGGGAGAGATCCGGATGGCCGGCCGTCCGCAGGTCTTCCGTAGCCCCCGTGACGCCGCGGCCTGCGGCATCGCGGTCGTCTACCAGAACCTCGGCCTGGTCGACCAGCGTAGCGTCGCCGCCAACGTGTTCCTCGGGCAGGAGCCGCGCAGGTTCGGCCTGGTCGACACCCGCAGGATGCGGGCCGAGGCGCGAGAGGTGCTCACCACCCTGCGCATCCGCATCCCGTCCGTACGGATGCCCGTGGCCGGGCTGTCCGGAGGGCAGCGCCAGTGCATCGCCATCGCCAGAGCCGTGCACCAGGGCGGTGAGCTCGTACTGCTGGACGAGCCGACCGCGGCGCTCGGACCCGAGCAGCAGCAGAACGTGCTCTCGCTCATCCGTGACCTGCGGGAACGGGGCAAGGCCGTCGTCGTCGTCTCGCACAACGTCGACCACGTCCTGGAGGTCGCCGACCGGGTCGTGGTGATGCGCGGCGGCCTGGTGTCGGGCATGCGCGATGTCGCGACCACCACGGCGGCCGAGGTCGTCGGACTCATCCTCGGCAACGCGCCCGCGGCTGCTCACGACGGCGCCCCTCACCCCTCCGGAGAACTCGCATGA
- a CDS encoding SDR family NAD(P)-dependent oxidoreductase, whose protein sequence is MPDLEGRNALVTGGAGDIGAAMAAELTRRGAHVTLLDVKSPDEAQEWITTASAYGEVGYVRADVRDRPALDAALERLGKLDIAIANAGIVESAPFLEITAEQWDRHLGINLTGTFHTAQAAARRMVTQGGGGRIVLTGSWVGTVPWPEIAAYSASKAGVAMLARSMAKELAPHGILVNALAPGIVAAGMAKWQFENEPAYAARASTAIPLRAPQTAQQVAKAAAFLCSPDSDYITGTTLLADGGCSLFNQE, encoded by the coding sequence ATGCCGGACCTGGAGGGAAGAAACGCACTGGTCACAGGCGGTGCCGGCGACATCGGCGCCGCCATGGCCGCTGAGCTGACCCGCCGGGGCGCCCATGTCACGCTGCTCGACGTGAAGTCCCCGGACGAGGCACAGGAGTGGATCACCACGGCCTCCGCGTACGGCGAGGTGGGCTACGTGCGAGCCGACGTACGGGACCGGCCGGCTCTGGACGCGGCGCTGGAGCGACTCGGCAAGCTGGACATCGCGATCGCCAACGCGGGGATCGTCGAATCCGCCCCCTTCCTGGAGATCACCGCCGAGCAGTGGGATCGCCACCTGGGCATCAACCTCACCGGCACCTTCCACACCGCCCAGGCCGCCGCCCGGCGCATGGTCACCCAGGGCGGCGGGGGCCGCATCGTCCTGACCGGGTCCTGGGTGGGCACGGTCCCATGGCCGGAGATCGCGGCCTACAGCGCGTCCAAGGCAGGGGTGGCGATGCTGGCCCGTTCGATGGCCAAGGAGCTGGCGCCGCACGGCATCCTGGTCAACGCTCTCGCACCCGGGATCGTGGCCGCGGGCATGGCCAAGTGGCAGTTCGAGAACGAGCCGGCCTACGCCGCGCGGGCGAGCACGGCGATCCCCCTCAGGGCGCCGCAGACCGCGCAGCAGGTGGCCAAGGCGGCGGCGTTCCTGTGTTCGCCGGACTCCGACTACATCACCGGCACAACGCTGCTGGCCGACGGTGGCTGTTCGTTGTTCAACCAGGAATGA
- a CDS encoding FadR/GntR family transcriptional regulator gives MMASEDASARDRRPPTKEAVARRLELELLSGQYPAGSKLESERVLSQRFGVSRPMIREVLRGLEQQGVIEVVPGRGSFVRDVRITDAVRPLDALYRQRKPTSRDVISARMMLERETAALAAQHATPEDLRVIEEMLLRFDEARDLVSRARADVAFHAAVAAASRNPVIEAMFGSIATLTFELMLRSLGDPSVSREGVPYHQEILDAITARDPKAAGDAMAAHLEVALRTYGDDLDQSLDLVAQRKIEQLMDLSAD, from the coding sequence ATGATGGCAAGCGAAGACGCCTCCGCGCGCGACAGGCGTCCCCCAACCAAGGAGGCCGTGGCCAGGCGGCTCGAGCTGGAACTCCTGTCCGGGCAGTACCCGGCCGGATCGAAGCTGGAGTCGGAACGGGTGCTCTCCCAGCGGTTCGGCGTGAGCCGCCCGATGATCAGGGAGGTGCTCCGGGGGCTGGAGCAGCAGGGCGTCATCGAGGTCGTCCCGGGCCGGGGCAGCTTCGTCCGCGACGTGCGGATCACCGACGCGGTCCGCCCGCTCGACGCGCTGTACCGGCAGCGCAAGCCGACCTCACGTGACGTGATCAGCGCCCGGATGATGCTTGAGCGCGAGACCGCCGCACTCGCCGCCCAGCACGCGACCCCCGAGGACCTGCGTGTCATCGAGGAGATGCTGCTGCGCTTCGACGAGGCTCGCGACCTGGTCTCCCGAGCCAGAGCCGACGTCGCCTTCCACGCCGCGGTCGCGGCGGCGTCGCGCAACCCGGTGATCGAGGCCATGTTCGGCTCGATCGCCACGCTCACCTTCGAGCTCATGCTCCGCAGCCTGGGCGATCCTTCGGTCTCCCGCGAGGGCGTGCCGTACCACCAGGAGATCCTCGACGCGATTACGGCCCGCGACCCGAAGGCCGCGGGCGACGCCATGGCCGCTCACCTCGAGGTGGCCCTGCGTACCTATGGTGACGACCTCGACCAGAGTCTCGACCTGGTCGCCCAGCGAAAGATCGAGCAGCTCATGGACCTGTCCGCAGACTGA